ATGAAATCTACGATCTGTTCATCGACCTCGACGCCAGCGAAGACCAGCTCGATTTTCCGGTGGTCTATACTAACGCCAGGGCCGGCACGGCGACCCTCGATTTGAAACAGCGCGGTGAAAATCTTAAACCGATGTTCGAGCTGATCGTCGAAACCTTGCCGGGCCCAAGCTACGACCCGGCGATGCCGACCCAGTTTCAAGCTAACAACCTCGATTACAACGACTATGTCGGCCGCCTAGCGGTCGGCCGCGTCAAGAACGGCACGCTAGCGCCGGGACAACACATGCTCTGCCGCGTCGACGGCAGCCAGCAACTGATCAAGATCACCCAAGTCTATGGTTGGCAGGGGCTCAAGCGCGTCGAAGTCTCCTCGGTGCAAGCCGGCGACATCACCGCGGTGGCCGGCATCGAGGACATCGGCATCGGCGACACCATCAGCGACAAAGAAAAACCCGTGCCGCTGCCGCCGCTGCGCATCGATGAGCCGACCATCGCGATGCTGTTCATCGCCAACAATTCGCCTTGGTCCGGCCGCGAAGGAGAGCATGTCACCTCGCGCAAACTACGTGAACGATTGTTCTTCGAGTCCCGGCGCAACGTCAGCTTGCGCGTCGAAGAAACCGCCAGCGCCGACGCCTTCCAAGTCACCGGTCGCGGCGAATTCGCCTTAGCCATCGTCATCGAGACCATGCGCCGGGAAGGTTATGAAATGATGGTCTCCAAGCCCACCGTCATCACCCGCGAGATCAACGGCATGACCAACGAACCGATGGAACTCTTGGTGATCGATATTCCCGAAGATTTTATCGGCGTGGTGTCGCAGCTATTAGCCATTCGCAAGGGTAAGATGACCAAGATGATCCACGCCGGATCGAGCCGCGTGCGCTTGGAATTCGCCGTGCCCTCGCGCGGTCTGATCGGTTTTCGCTCGCGCTTTCTCACCGACACCCGCGGGACAGGCATCATGAACGCGCTGTTCAACGGCTGGGAGCCCTGGCATGGCCTAATTCAGTCGCGCACCAACGCCGCCATGGTCGCCGACCGCGAAGGCAACGCGCCGCCCTATGCGATTTATCACTTGCAAGAACGGGGCGTGATGTTCATCGCGCCGGGCACCAAAGTCTACGAAGGCATGGTGGTCGGCGAATACTCGCGCGAAAACGATTTGAACGTCAACGTTTGTAAAGAGAAAAAGCTCACCAACATGCGCGCCTCGGGCAAAGACGAGAACATCATCATCTCGCCGCACCGCGAGATGGGGTTGGAAGCAGCCCTTGAATGGATCTCTGACGATGAGTTGGTAGAAGTGACACCGCAGTCGATTCGACTGCGCAAGAAGATTCTCAAACAAGCCGACCGTCCGCGCCGGCGCTACGAATCCGAAGAAGATTAACCGCTATTTTTTCTCGGCACCGACCGGCTTCTTGTCGCAGTTCTCTTGCCGGACAAACATGACATGAATCCCTGCCGACGGCGCGCGCACTTCGACTGCGGGGCGGATGCCGGCTTTGAACTCCTTAACCTCGGCTGGATGGCCCAGGGCCTTCAACTTTTCTTTTAGCTGCAGCGGACTTTTAACGCCTTTTAACTGCTCGCCCTTTTTTTCCAGGATCGACACCGGCGCGCACTCGCCTTCCCGGCCCGCGAGCAGCCAGGTACCGCTGTCGTCGAGCGGCGCGTTCTTGGCAGGCTTGGCCGCAGCATCCTTGGCAGCTGCTGTTTTGCTTGGTTTCGGTGCGGTTGCCGCAAGCGAAATAGTTGGCGCGGCAAGCAGCGCCGCAAAAGCGATGCTCAGCAAAATTCTTCCAGTTGCGTTGGCATTCATCATCGACCTCCAGCGCGAATTTTAAATTGTCTTCGCGTCGAGCGCAACTGCGAAACCGCCATTCAGGCTAGCTTGACTTACAAACTTCGGCCGGCACGACCATCACGGCAAGCTCCTTCGCCGGCACATGAACTTCCACCATGTTCCCGTTGGGAGTTTTATGTTCCTTCACTTCGACCCGATAGCCCGCTGCGCGCATCTTGTCGATCAGCTGATAAGGCGTCTGAAGCCCGACAAACTCCGACCCCTTCCGAGCCAAACTCGCCAACGGCGCGCAGCCGCCCTCGCGCATCAGCAAGAACCACTCAGTAGCCAGCGCCGAGCTAGGCGGAACGGAGAGCATGAAAGTCGCGATCAATAGATTGCGAATATTGCGTTCAGTCATTGCCATCCTCAAATCCGATGTAATCTCTCTCGATTGCCTGCAACTCGAACTCTTGGTTTGGCAGATCGAAACTGGTGACAACCCAAACATTGGCATCCGGATCCCATTCAGCCTTAACTTCAATGCGATCGATCACGTCCAAAGCCCAGTCGATTATCCCGGATGAGTCAACGCCAGAAAACACTTCAAACGCCGCACCACTGCCGCGCGATTTCCGTGTAAGCTTCCGCGGCTAGATCGATCTTAGATATGGAACAAAACTCATCGGTCTTATGCGCCAGCTCCGGCTCGCCGGGACCGAGAATTATCGTCGGCGGATTGCCATAGGCCGGAGTTAAAATCGAGCAATCGCTGAAATAAGTCGCCCCAACTGGCACCGGACGCTTGCCGGTGAGATGTTCCATGATGTCGAAGACAGATCTCACCCACTCATCATTTTCATCGCTGCTGACGCTGGCCGCGCCTTGCAAGCGCCGCAACTCGACATCGATGCCCAATGCCGATTGCAGCTTTTTAAGAATGTCTGCTTCCGTCTGTCCGGGTAGAGTTCGAATATCCAAGCTAACCACCGCTTCGCCGGGAATCATATTGATCGCGCTGCCGGCGCTCATCATCGTCACCGCCAGCGTCGGCTGACCGAGAATGGGATGGGACGGCACGGCGAAATCGAAGGACTCAAGCTTCTTGATCGCATCCGCCGCCTTGTAGATCGCATTGACGCCCTGCTCCGGCATCGAACCATGGGCCGCAACGCCGGTTATTTTTACCGCGTAACGCACGCAGCCTTTGTGCGCAATGAAAGGAACATTGGCGCTCGGTTCGCCGGCGACAATCGCCCCGGCCACGCCGAGCACGCCGTCCAGCGCCGCAACCTGCGCCGCGCCTTCGCAGGTGGTTTCCTCGCCCGCGGTGAAAATCAACGTGATCCCGGATTGGCGGTTGGCCAGCTGCGCCAGCGCAAGCGCCATCGCAACCATCGCAGCCACGCCGCTTTTCATATCCGACGCGCCGCGTCCAAAGAGCTTATCGCCGTCAATTTCACCGGCAAACGGATCGCGCGCCCAGGGCGTCGCACCCAATGGCACGGTGTCTAGATGGCCGGTGAAACAGATCGGCGGTTTATCGTTGGATCCGGCAAGCCGGGCGATCAACGTCGAACGCTTGTCGGCGAACTCGTAGTAGCGCGTTTCGTATCCGGCATTTTCCAGCAGCCCGCCAAGATAGTGCGCACACTCGCGCTCATCGCCGGGTGGATTGACGGTTTTGAAAGACAGCAGCTTGCGAGTCAGCGCTAGGGCATCATTTTTCATTGCGCCTCCGCTTGCTCTCGGTGTTTGATACCTTTCTTGCTTGCTTCGCGTCATTCCTACGACCAAACGCGTCAGGTTCAGGCCAATAACCTTTAGTCAAAACAAAGATCGCGTCTTTCGCTTCCTCAGCAACTGACCATCCTAATGCAGCCACCGCGTGGTCGCTACGCGAGAGCTTGCAAAGTTTCGGCAGCGCTTGCTTGAGGCCAAAACAATTTACGCCAAATACGCCCCAGAACCGAACTTCCGCCTCAGCATCATCCAGGCAATCGAGAAGCACCTCCGTCGTCGCGCGTCGACTGCGACGCCGCCGATCAATATAATTGCCGTGAATCGCGATCCCTTCCACAGCTTGTCCGCGCAAATGAGGATCGTTCGTCCGATCCTTAACCACAGCAAAGAAAATAGCCGGGTCGAGCCCAAACCATTGGTGTGCCAGACCGTGACAGGCCTCGAATCGAGTTTCCGGCAACTGCTCCTGGTCATTGAGAACGCGAACAAGCCCCTTGAAAGCTCGCTGACCACCTAGAGTTGCCAAGGCATTGCGAATATCGAACCGAGAACCTCTATCTGTCTGAACCTGCTGGAGCATTTCTAGCAATGTCGGCACCACTGCTCGCTTGCCAGTCAGTCCCAAGATCTCAAATGCCGTTCGCAGTTTTTCTTTTGGGAGAAAATCGAGACGCTTCAAAAGTGTCGCGTAGTTCTTGACACCGTCACGCTGTAAAACCAGAAAAGAGCGGGCATTAGTTTCTCGCACCGATGGGTGCGACTTCTTCAGCAGATCCCGGTAGAAAACACAAAGGCGAGTCGTTCCGCGCGTGGCGCTATTTTTTGCAGCCCGAGCATTCATTTTGCCGGTGCTCCGCCCCAAAGTTTTTCCATAAACCCGCTCTTTTCCATCTCATCGACAAACTGACGATCGAACAACGACTGCGGCTTGATGGCCTTCGCGCGGGCGTCGGTGGGCGCGATGTCGTCGAGGATCGCTTGCAGGGTGTCGAGCTTTAATTCCAAGCGCGGCTCCAACGCTTTGATCTCGGCGTTGTAACCGGCTTCGAGAATCTTGCGGTCGTCGACGCGCAAATATTTCGCCAACACTTTGAACGTCGTTTCTTTGTCGGTGTGGAGAATTTTCGCCGCCTCGGCCATGGCACGCAGAAATTGGCCAATCAAGTGTGCGTTGCGCGCGATAATGGAACGGCGCGCGATGAACGAAACCGCGACTTGGGGAATGCGCAGGTCCGGACCGTAGACGACATAATGATAACCTTGCGCGATGGCGCGGGTATCCCACGGCGCGGTCATGGTGCCGGCATCGAGAGTGCCGGAAACCAGCGCGGCGTACATCTCCGGCGCGCCGCCGGTTTGAATGATCGTGTAGTCGCGCCCCGCTTCCATGCCGCGCCGTTTGAACGCTTGTAAGACAAAATAATGGGTCGTGCTGCCGATGCGCGTGACGCCGACTTTCTTGCCGCGCAAATCCTCCAGCCGTTTGATGTCACTCTTGGCGAGGATGCTTTGGGTCAAATAATTTTTTACGCCGGCGATAAAAACCAAATCGGTATTGCCCTGCACCGCGGCGCGCACCGTACCCAACCCACCGTCGACCAAGATCTGCGCTTCGCCGCTCAACATCGCCGCCGTCGCCAGCGGCGACGAACCGATATAGACCAAGGGAAATTCCAAATTGTACTTGCGAAAAATGCCGGCCTCCTCGGCAATCCACGGCATCGACTGCGAGATCACCCGCGCCGATTGCACGCCGACGAGGCGGTCCGCTGACCAACTCACCGTCACACCAACGGTCAGAACCATCAGCAAACAAAAAATCGGGGACGTTTTCGTTTTCACGAAGACTCCTTCCCGACCGTGGTAGACATTGCGCGCAATCGCCGCTCCGACGCATCAACTTTAGGCCAGCGACCGTTATGTGTCTGGCAATAAACCGCATCTTTAGCCTCTTCCGCCACGGACCATCCAAAGGGGCCGTCGGCGTGATCCATGCGAGCAAGTTGGCGGAGCTTCGGCAGCGCTTGTTTCGCCTTGGCCCCAGCCAAAGCGAAGATCGCCCAAAACCGCACTTCGGCAAATTGATCATCAAGGCAAGGAAAGAGTAAGTCCACTGCTTTACGGCTCTCACTTCTTGCAGCGCCCGGCGCGCGAAGGCCGATACGACCACCGACACTCTCGATCGCATATCCGCGCAGACTCGCGTTTTCTCCAGGGTTGCTGACGATCGGATAAAAGATTGATGCTCGGACTTTGCCTCGCCAATGATGTCCGAGCCCATGACAAGCTGCAACGCGAACGTTCAAAGGCTGCGTTTGATCATTAAGCGAACGCACGAGCTCGCGGCGAGCATGTTTGCCGCCAAGAATCGCTAACGCTTCGATGGCGTAGACTGCCGCCTTCGGTCGTATCCGGCGGATCACCAATATCTTTGAGACATCACTTCGCTTACCAGCCCGGCCGAGAACCCAGAGCGCTGTAGAAAGTTCGCGCTCAGGAAGGGTTTCAAGGAGTTTCTTGAGTGAAGTACGATTCCTTATGCCACGACGCTCAAGCTTTTTGAGGTCACGCTCAATGCTTTCACGAACGGAATCGCCCATTTGATCCGCGATCCGCTTTAGAAACGGACAAAGTTCCTGGTTTCGCGAACGCGAAATGGCGACAGGCCGCGGCAATTTCATTTAGCTCACTTCCTAAAATCTAAAAAGAGATCGGATGCCGCGCACTCGATCTAACTTCCCTTCCAACTCACGTGCCGTCAATTGATACTTGAACGCCTTGCGCCCGTCGATAAACAACACCGGCACTTCGTTGCCGTATTTCGCCTTTAGCTCGTCATCGTTATCGACATCGATCTCGACTAAGTCGAGCGCAGTCTTCGCCGCGACTTGATGAATGATCGATTTCATCTCGTCGCACAGGCAACAGTCTTGGCGCGAATATAAAGTCAGCTTGGGCCTCATTTTGCTGCCGGCGCTTTGGCGGGCTCTTTTGATTCTTCTTTTTTCTCGCCATCGCCCAAGGTGAGGACGTTTTTCGGAATGCCGAGCACGCCCCAAAATATTTCCGACAAAGTTCCCAGCGGCGCCGGCGTGATGGTCGGATCTTCGATGCGTCCTTTGACGTTGAAGCTGCCGACTAAAAAAGAATTGAGGATCGCCGCCACGCCGCGGCCGAGGATCGGCACGGTGTTGAACGCCGATTCGATGCCGGGGAACGGCCGCACGGCGATGAGCAGATCGATTTCGTCGTTGGGTACGTCGATCTTGCCGGCGCCGGTCATGCGCAGGTCGCTGCTATCGACGATCAAGTTTTCCGTCTCGTAGACACCCTTGACGACTTTGAAGTCCGCCGTGATGGCGCGAAAGCGAATGCCTTGCTTGGCCAGGTCGGGCATCTGAAAGGTAAACCAGCGCGACAGATCGAGCAGGTTGAGAATCTGCACCACCATGCGCATGCGGTTGATGACGCCATCTTCGATGCGCAGCGTGAACGCGCCGTTCAAGTTCTGCCGGCGCTCGACGTCGTTCTTGCCGACGGTTTCCAGTTTCCCGGTGAGATTCACTTGTCCGGTCATCTCGGTGTTGGCGACGTTGAACCATTTGAGAAACGACTGCACCGGCACGGCTTGAATTTTCGGCTCGGTGACGATGCCGAGGCTGTCTCGCCGGTCGACAATCGTCGTCGCGCCGAGGATCGTGCCGCCGGCCGAGCGCGCCGTCAGATTGGCCAGACGCCAGACGCGCCGGTCGATGGTCGCGTCGATTTTCAGAT
This window of the Deltaproteobacteria bacterium genome carries:
- the typA gene encoding translational GTPase TypA — protein: MTQTHLTRREDLRNIAIIAHVDHGKTTLVDALLHQSGIFRANEQVVDRVMDSMDLERERGITIMAKNTSIHYGKVKINIVDTPGHADFGGEVERTLAMVDGVMLLVDASEGPLPQTRFVLKKALEAKLTPIVCINKIDRPDARIAEVLDEIYDLFIDLDASEDQLDFPVVYTNARAGTATLDLKQRGENLKPMFELIVETLPGPSYDPAMPTQFQANNLDYNDYVGRLAVGRVKNGTLAPGQHMLCRVDGSQQLIKITQVYGWQGLKRVEVSSVQAGDITAVAGIEDIGIGDTISDKEKPVPLPPLRIDEPTIAMLFIANNSPWSGREGEHVTSRKLRERLFFESRRNVSLRVEETASADAFQVTGRGEFALAIVIETMRREGYEMMVSKPTVITREINGMTNEPMELLVIDIPEDFIGVVSQLLAIRKGKMTKMIHAGSSRVRLEFAVPSRGLIGFRSRFLTDTRGTGIMNALFNGWEPWHGLIQSRTNAAMVADREGNAPPYAIYHLQERGVMFIAPGTKVYEGMVVGEYSRENDLNVNVCKEKKLTNMRASGKDENIIISPHREMGLEAALEWISDDELVEVTPQSIRLRKKILKQADRPRRRYESEED
- a CDS encoding M20 family peptidase yields the protein MTRSKQERYQTPRASGGAMKNDALALTRKLLSFKTVNPPGDERECAHYLGGLLENAGYETRYYEFADKRSTLIARLAGSNDKPPICFTGHLDTVPLGATPWARDPFAGEIDGDKLFGRGASDMKSGVAAMVAMALALAQLANRQSGITLIFTAGEETTCEGAAQVAALDGVLGVAGAIVAGEPSANVPFIAHKGCVRYAVKITGVAAHGSMPEQGVNAIYKAADAIKKLESFDFAVPSHPILGQPTLAVTMMSAGSAINMIPGEAVVSLDIRTLPGQTEADILKKLQSALGIDVELRRLQGAASVSSDENDEWVRSVFDIMEHLTGKRPVPVGATYFSDCSILTPAYGNPPTIILGPGEPELAHKTDEFCSISKIDLAAEAYTEIARQWCGV
- a CDS encoding HEAT repeat domain-containing protein; this encodes MKLPRPVAISRSRNQELCPFLKRIADQMGDSVRESIERDLKKLERRGIRNRTSLKKLLETLPERELSTALWVLGRAGKRSDVSKILVIRRIRPKAAVYAIEALAILGGKHARRELVRSLNDQTQPLNVRVAACHGLGHHWRGKVRASIFYPIVSNPGENASLRGYAIESVGGRIGLRAPGAARSESRKAVDLLFPCLDDQFAEVRFWAIFALAGAKAKQALPKLRQLARMDHADGPFGWSVAEEAKDAVYCQTHNGRWPKVDASERRLRAMSTTVGKESS
- a CDS encoding glutaredoxin family protein — protein: MRPKLTLYSRQDCCLCDEMKSIIHQVAAKTALDLVEIDVDNDDELKAKYGNEVPVLFIDGRKAFKYQLTARELEGKLDRVRGIRSLFRF